From the Mya arenaria isolate MELC-2E11 chromosome 17, ASM2691426v1 genome, the window atggATTTGATCAAAGATATTTCATTGACAATTGTAATGCTATTATTAAAACCTGGCCACCTCATTTTACTATGCAAATTTCGTTCTCTCATGAAAATTCGGAATCCCTTATCGTATAATAGTCTTAAACAATATAACTGGTCAGCTGCAGGTATAGGATGGCTGCCCCATAACTGTCCTCCTGGCTTTACGGTATTGTAGTGTGTTTCAATAGAGATCTGTTTGACGTCATAAAGGGCCCCGGATGAGACCATCTGTTGAATACTGTACCACTCATCCCCTTCTATGTCAATCTTTAATATGTCGATAGGCCTCTGAAACAACAATATCCAGTGCTTCCTTCAACGAACTATTATAACATTTGAAAGTTTCCATCAAAAAAACTATGGATGTTTATGGGCGGTTTGCAATGTCAGAATTATTCAACTTAAATACGCTGCAAGTAaatcgcgtagttatttcaatttaacacTTTAACCTAGGGACTTAACTGTTATGAATCTTAATCATTTCTGCAATTATAACATCAATGGGAatcaatttgttgttttttctatgtAAAATGGCCCAGATTTTCAAAAAGCCCCTTAAAGtatcattaatataaattaagttTGTGTATTGGTGGTGTATGTCATAGTACTTGAAAGTGTATGATACTTAGactgttatttacatttgtatgatTTAGCTCCTTTCTAATTGCATCCACTGTTTTAATCTGCCAGCCTCTCTTGTTGCGTGTATTTTCTCCACCTAGTCCCCAGTTGTAGAACCAGATATGGTCTGCCTTCCGAAAGCTCTCCTTTTTcatactgaaaaaaatgtgtaattatagaatgttaaatacatttagAAATCTCTTCTTTAGCCTACTTGCATAGCTTACGTCCGCATCCTCCCCCCCCCAccaaaaaattataaaacacacacacacacacacctgcAGCTTTTTGAcgtatgtttataatgttttattagttCATAATCACCAAATATAAAGGCAATGGGATAATTGGATCAGAGGCCAAAATAACGTAATTGCTCCAGTGTTCAAACGGTCATCAGGGATATGAACACTCTTTTATTAAAGGcacgtttttttcttctttaaagggaacatataaaaatattaaagcataCAAAAGAAccatgtgatatttttttaaaatatgttatttttaataataatgatatttcccATAATTTCAACTTGAGCTAATTATAACTTATAACTGATATTGCCATTGCGGTTACCCAGCCATTAACTGATAATGATAagacaattaaaatgttttgtggcATTGTGTGTCCCTCGTTTAGTTTCAGTTTGGCCTTGACCTTGTACCTTTAAACAGGAACCTGGTTAAACCTTAGCCTGCTGGACATGTCCCTGTGGTTTCCGCTGGGTTTTTTAAACAAGagtacataatttatatactgTTGTCCATTTTGATTGTATGAGTTGCACTGTTAGTAGGCTATTGTGTATGAAAAATACATCTTTATTAGACTCGTACTTAGCGACAGCCGCGTTTTTTGATATAATTGATATGAATATAACACAAATGTATCATGAAATTGACTCTCCTAGTAATAAATTATACACTCTGATAATGTCAACCTTCGAAGCCAATGTACCGTCATTTATATGGAGAAGGATAGAAATTACATAGTTTTATACACATGAGGTCGAACTCGTGTGTATGTAAATATGGTATTGGATTCAGTACAGTGCACAATGCATCGTCATCTTATAGCAATGACTCAATATCTGCttgtatatgcatttatttagttattgcACTAGTGTGTCgatattttaatgtaattattAGACAAAATGTTAACCTCTCAACGTCTTTGATAAAGCATATAGTCGtatgcaaaatgtaaaaagtcTGTTTGAAGGGGCAAGACACAAAATGGTTCTAAAAATCGGCTAATCAATatttttccacaaaacaagcccAGAATTGTCAAAACGAGCTAGAATGAGTtcaataatacatcattttacatggcgaaaagaatattttgtcgcaGTCTCAGATGTCTACACTCCGTTTAAATATAGCGCATACTGATATtccagtttaaagtgtgtatatGTATTTCGCATGTGAACGTCACGTGATTAGTATAGGTAAATacaccgacgctatttttacaTTAACTGGAATTTACGTGGTAAACACACTTAGTAAATTTTGAGTTTAAAAATTACACCACACCAGCGACAGATAAATATGTCGTAAGCGATGTAATGCATCAGTATGAAAGATATTTAATGTGTCATACataacgatatcaattttatgtaagtttttgacatttttttcttgcacTCGTATCAACTGGTGTCTAGTAACTTAAAAGCTTACCTCGGATCAAAGCAGAATACATCACACTCAAATAGTCTGTTGATGTCTTCATCGAAGTCAAACTGGTTGTTTATTCTGGAAAGAAATGCATAATAGAGAAGATTATGATTCCAGACACGTTTTAAAGGAGCTggctcacgtatgataaaatagcgaaaaaaaaaagaaaaatgttgaaaactgtcataaacttggcatcgatgtgtacaatgcattgaaacttactaactgaagtaccacatagtttacaatttatttaagtttagcagttatttcgtaattttccattaaaaaagattactgggtatgtctaccaggtagaattcattccttatgcgtgtggctagtcggtgttatcacgtgatattaccgaggtatagcttaattatgtcacccgattataataagcctttgtagctcagtgagtaagacgctggacttcaattttggcgacgcgggttcgaacccattCTCAGACACAattacttttttacattttggtacttttttacaattatgatatcaatgcgtaacacattctatcattctattagataattgtcctgataTTCGTTAGAgtcaatctgtgacacagtcccgtTAAAGTGTATGTTGTCATTATCACATGTTATGTTGATTGTTTTGAAGCATGATATACCTAACAAGTAATCGTTGGTTCTTACCTATATTTTCTTTATGATGTTTTAACACATTGAACTAAAagattgaaacaaaatatcctaTGTAAACTCATCAAATACCATAAAAATGCGTGTTAGTACGACATGTACAGCATCCTAGTTCATTTTTGCATTTGTTCGTAAAATTAACGTGCAAAATGTTGCAACCtgaaatttatcaaatttacaTTCCCGGAATAAAGAattgtcatgttttgttttgttaaaaggtTGCAAttctatttaaagaaaacacgGAAAAATAAGCAATGAATTTGTAACTTTCTACTATGTCTATATAGGTTGTGTTGAACGCACACAAGAAGCGGGATTTCAACAAAGAACGTATCCGAGCTTATAGTCTAACTGTCGGATTTCCGTATTTTTGTCCAGATCGTGCAAAGGATTATGGATATTTAAATTCTGTTCATTTCCCCAATTTCAGCCGTTACTCTACGGAGTCTTATTGGTTTAATGATAAATACCAAATTATTTGACCAATGACCTTTTCCATTCAAACGTTTCCTTATtcttaattgatataaatatgggAATTTCTCAAAATTTAATGAACGCCGAATAGGATaggttttgaaaaattatttattccTACCGTTCCTCAGATGGCAGTTTTCCAATCCACGGTTTAAATGTCCGTGTATAGATATTTTATAAAGTGTCCGATTATTTTAACACCGACCAGAATAGGGCATTTCCCAAGTTacgttaaaaatataaaatcaaaataattaaagcaagtATATGACTGTGGAATCATATAACTTTATAACTGTATAACAAACAGACCAAATCCTACCTATCTTCAAAAGTAAAAGTTGTTTTCGTCCCGTAAGATAGTGCATATACTTCTCCAAATATTCACAAGTTCTTGGCCAATATTCAAAAACGTCTTCAGTCCTAGTTTCTAGCTGAGTATAAGGgattttggaaatttaaatgttacttgaacttatttatttcaatctgTTTGATAAAAGATGTGTAAAGAAGATGAGTTATCTGCGATTTGTAACTTGCACGTTTTCGCTtcaaaactttttattattattttacaatacgATTTGCctgactcaagacgttagtggtTATGAGCTCTCTATTGTACTCACCCAAACGAATACACTAGACATGGTGGCTTTGGTTTGTATTGTTCATCAATGCAGATTTCCTTTCCTCCGTCCTGCAGATTTCCGACCCGAATCACATCTTTACACAACACTTGTAGTCTGTtgataaacctgaaaaaaatgtattgtttaatctCTTGTCTTCAAGTCaaattttgaaaagaatgttCATGGCTTACTTTCGATAATGGTCCTTTATGTTTTACAGTTTCATTCTGATTTATTTTGACTGCTGTAAATTCATTTGAACTACGCTAGAGTATTTTCCTGTGTAGAAACTAGTGTCTAGTTTAGGAAGCTCGAATGCtaaacatgtgtgtgtgtggggggggggagagaAATGGTACCACCAAAACCACTCTCACCTTTTTGTTAACAcaatataaagtatatacaATAGAAACAAACTACATTTAAATCAG encodes:
- the LOC128223351 gene encoding probable methyltransferase-like protein 24, with the protein product MPFLVGLQIPPVTRAPEDFVIPDIAELRNMSEQRLMQIYWKFINRLQVLCKDVIRVGNLQDGGKEICIDEQYKPKPPCLVYSFGINNQFDFDEDINRLFECDVFCFDPSMKKESFRKADHIWFYNWGLGGENTRNKRGWQIKTVDAIRKELNHTNRPIDILKIDIEGDEWYSIQQMVSSGALYDVKQISIETHYNTVKPGGQLWGSHPIPAADQLYCLRLLYDKGFRIFMRERNLHSKMRWPGFNNSITIVNEISLIKSMK